One window of the Amycolatopsis mediterranei genome contains the following:
- a CDS encoding F-type H+-transporting ATPase subunit c, which yields MSDTVLAQVANINPGLAAIGYGLGAIGPGIGVGLIFAAVINGTARQPEARGKLQTMGYSTFVLSEVLALIGVVVYFIASNR from the coding sequence ATGAGTGACACAGTTCTGGCCCAGGTCGCCAACATCAACCCCGGCCTCGCCGCCATCGGATACGGATTGGGGGCGATCGGCCCGGGAATCGGTGTCGGCCTGATCTTCGCCGCCGTCATCAATGGTACCGCACGGCAGCCGGAAGCGCGCGGGAAACTGCAGACGATGGGGTACTCGACCTTCGTGCTGAGCGAAGTGCTCGCGTTGATCGGGGTCGTGGTGTATTTCATCGCGTCCAACCGGTGA
- the fabG gene encoding 3-oxoacyl-[acyl-carrier-protein] reductase, giving the protein MSAPKVALVSGGSRGIGRAVVASLAQSGHDIAFCYRSDEQSAEVLTKEVHDLGRRAVATKVDVTDREAAGDWVAKTAADLGVPDAVVTSAGITRDGAFVTMTEDRWTDVLRTNLDGVYNVCQPAVFLMLKQRRGSVVTLSSVSGVHGNPTQVNYSASKSGVIGFAKALAKEVGRFGIRVNAVAPGLIETDMTAQMTGKAREKLRAAIPLGRFGTAEEVADLVAYLVSDRAAYITGSVFEIDGGLVV; this is encoded by the coding sequence ATGAGTGCGCCGAAGGTCGCGCTGGTCAGTGGCGGTTCGCGCGGCATCGGCCGCGCGGTGGTGGCGAGCCTCGCCCAAAGCGGCCACGACATCGCGTTCTGCTACCGCTCGGACGAACAGTCCGCCGAGGTGCTCACCAAGGAGGTGCACGACCTCGGTCGGCGGGCGGTCGCGACGAAGGTCGACGTCACCGACCGGGAAGCGGCCGGTGACTGGGTGGCGAAGACGGCCGCCGACCTCGGCGTCCCGGACGCCGTGGTGACCTCGGCGGGCATCACCCGCGACGGTGCGTTCGTGACGATGACCGAAGACCGCTGGACCGACGTGCTGCGGACCAACCTCGACGGCGTCTACAACGTCTGCCAGCCGGCCGTGTTCCTGATGCTGAAGCAACGCCGGGGCAGCGTCGTCACGCTGTCCTCGGTGTCCGGGGTGCACGGCAACCCGACCCAGGTCAACTACTCGGCGTCCAAGAGCGGGGTCATCGGCTTCGCCAAGGCGCTCGCCAAGGAGGTCGGCCGGTTCGGCATCCGGGTCAACGCGGTTGCGCCGGGCCTGATCGAGACCGACATGACCGCCCAGATGACCGGCAAGGCTCGCGAAAAGCTGCGCGCGGCCATCCCGCTGGGCCGGTTCGGCACTGCCGAGGAGGTCGCCGACCTGGTGGCCTACCTGGTGTCCGACCGCGCCGCCTACATCACCGGAAGCGTATTCGAGATCGACGGCGGCCTGGTCGTCTGA
- the sbnA gene encoding 2,3-diaminopropionate biosynthesis protein SbnA, translated as MPIISAPQDFNTDDLFVDLRRFAGHPLYLKCEGFNFAGSIKIKAARSMVAAAERRGDLRPGSTLVESSSGNLGVALSLVAASSGYRFVCVTDSRCTLGARQLMETLGAEVRIVTEPHPEHGLLGARIELVRRLCAERGFVWLNQYENAGNWRAHYETTGPRIAEAFPDAEVVFIGAGTTGTLMGCARYLREHRPGTRVVAIDTVGSVTFGTPPARRMIPGLGTGIRPPMLDTSYVDDVVHVAEADTVRTCRALTREGFCFGGSTGTVVSGALSWLAGHAHEEIGTAVAIAPDLGGRYLDTVYHDQWVADLYGEDLLEGDPASRAAGLTR; from the coding sequence GTGCCGATCATCAGCGCCCCGCAGGACTTCAACACCGACGACCTGTTCGTCGACCTCCGCCGGTTCGCCGGCCACCCGCTCTACCTCAAGTGCGAAGGCTTCAACTTCGCCGGGTCGATCAAGATCAAGGCCGCCCGGTCGATGGTCGCCGCGGCCGAGCGCCGCGGCGACCTGCGGCCCGGTTCCACGCTCGTGGAGAGCTCGTCCGGCAACCTCGGCGTGGCGCTGAGCCTCGTCGCGGCCAGCTCCGGCTACCGGTTCGTCTGCGTCACCGACTCGCGGTGCACGCTCGGGGCCCGGCAGCTGATGGAGACGCTGGGGGCGGAGGTCCGCATCGTCACCGAGCCGCACCCGGAGCACGGCCTGCTGGGCGCGCGCATCGAGCTGGTGAGGCGGCTGTGCGCCGAACGCGGATTCGTCTGGCTCAACCAGTACGAAAACGCCGGGAACTGGCGCGCCCACTACGAAACGACCGGGCCGCGGATCGCCGAGGCCTTCCCCGACGCCGAGGTCGTCTTCATCGGGGCGGGCACCACCGGGACGCTCATGGGGTGCGCGCGGTACCTGCGCGAGCACCGGCCCGGCACCCGGGTGGTCGCCATCGACACGGTCGGCTCGGTCACCTTCGGCACCCCGCCGGCCCGCCGGATGATTCCCGGGCTGGGCACCGGGATCCGGCCGCCGATGCTCGACACGAGCTACGTGGACGACGTCGTGCACGTGGCCGAAGCGGACACCGTGCGCACCTGCCGGGCGCTCACCCGGGAAGGGTTCTGCTTCGGCGGTTCCACCGGGACCGTCGTGAGCGGCGCCCTGAGCTGGCTGGCTGGGCACGCGCACGAAGAGATCGGCACGGCGGTCGCGATCGCGCCCGATCTCGGCGGCCGCTACCTCGACACCGTCTACCACGACCAGTGGGTGGCGGACCTCTACGGCGAGGACCTGCTCGAGGGCGACCCGGCGAGCCGGGCCGCCGGGCTCACCCGGTGA
- a CDS encoding ATP-grasp domain-containing protein: MDTDSTSPNFIARLKTAALGSAEHPFVFLGNFEVEELWAADELGLPRVSAAGSTAVVNSMDEFALLLGGKGDHVVLKHAPDPDYHRYLLDLGFELPEVHVVAAPDPARNVSQDALADPALVATLAELATDGAHLLPHGASAVEEELSARTGVPLATPPAALCKSVNSKVYSRQLADELGLRQPTGWVCDTPAQLADAVPEAAKVLAEGGTVVVKEAYGVSGKGIAVVTSEQRLLRLQRMIERTAQKAGRDRIALVTETWVDKLADLNYQFTVGRDGSVRFDFVKEAITENGVHKGHRMPPRLDDAQHAVIRHAADVLGARLAEDGYYGVVGVDALVEPDGGIFPVLEINARNNMSTYQVPLQERFVPAGAVAMARHYPVRLAAPLSFARLRETLGELLFAGSGSGLLVNNFATVNAGAGLAAAGEAFAGRLYGVLIGPSAETLDELDRRITERLATLAAA; encoded by the coding sequence ATGGACACCGATTCCACGAGCCCGAACTTCATCGCGCGGCTGAAGACGGCCGCGCTCGGCTCGGCCGAGCACCCGTTCGTCTTCCTCGGCAACTTCGAGGTCGAGGAACTGTGGGCCGCCGACGAGCTCGGCCTGCCGCGGGTGTCCGCCGCGGGCAGCACGGCGGTGGTCAACAGCATGGACGAGTTCGCGCTGCTGCTGGGCGGCAAGGGCGACCACGTCGTGCTGAAGCACGCGCCCGATCCCGACTACCACCGCTACCTGCTCGACCTCGGCTTCGAGCTGCCGGAGGTCCACGTCGTGGCGGCGCCGGACCCGGCCCGCAACGTCAGCCAGGACGCGCTCGCCGACCCCGCGCTCGTCGCCACGCTCGCCGAACTGGCGACCGACGGCGCGCACCTGCTCCCCCACGGCGCCTCGGCCGTCGAGGAGGAGCTCTCGGCCCGCACGGGCGTGCCGCTGGCCACCCCGCCCGCCGCGCTCTGCAAATCCGTCAACAGCAAGGTCTACAGCAGGCAGCTGGCCGACGAGCTCGGGCTGCGGCAGCCGACCGGCTGGGTCTGCGACACGCCCGCCCAGCTGGCCGACGCCGTCCCGGAGGCAGCCAAGGTGCTCGCCGAGGGCGGCACGGTAGTGGTGAAGGAGGCGTACGGCGTGTCGGGGAAGGGCATCGCCGTCGTCACGAGCGAGCAGCGGCTGCTGCGCCTGCAGCGGATGATCGAACGCACCGCGCAGAAGGCCGGCCGCGATCGGATCGCGCTGGTCACCGAGACCTGGGTCGACAAGCTCGCCGACCTGAACTACCAGTTCACGGTGGGCCGGGACGGTTCGGTGCGGTTCGACTTCGTCAAGGAGGCGATCACCGAAAACGGCGTCCACAAGGGACACCGGATGCCGCCGCGCCTCGACGACGCCCAGCACGCGGTGATCCGGCACGCGGCGGACGTCCTCGGGGCTCGCTTGGCCGAGGACGGTTACTACGGCGTCGTCGGCGTCGACGCGCTGGTCGAGCCGGACGGCGGGATCTTCCCGGTGCTGGAGATCAACGCCCGCAACAACATGTCGACCTACCAGGTGCCGCTGCAGGAGCGGTTCGTGCCCGCCGGCGCCGTCGCGATGGCCCGGCACTACCCGGTGCGGCTCGCCGCTCCCCTGTCCTTCGCCCGGCTGCGCGAGACACTCGGCGAGCTGCTGTTCGCCGGGTCCGGGAGCGGGCTGCTCGTCAACAACTTCGCCACGGTCAACGCCGGGGCCGGCCTCGCCGCCGCGGGCGAAGCGTTCGCCGGCCGCCTGTACGGCGTGCTCATCGGGCCCTCGGCCGAGACGCTCGACGAGCTGGACCGCCGGATCACCGAGCGCCTTGCCACCCTCGCCGCGGCATGA
- a CDS encoding AfsR/SARP family transcriptional regulator produces MEIRSNGRIYSIRAKKVRTLLAMMALSPGRPVSYEQLADELWGPRSLANSRNALQANIARLRRLFKPITDASGEEIVRTTYSGYQLEVSPESIDSHRFLELARRGTSLVASAPQEATGILREALVQWRGPALMDVQEGVRCRAAATHLNERRLAVQEDLIAARLAVGQHHDTVHELRQLATENPGRERLSELLMLALYRTGQQSEALSVFHHTSKWLGSELGLSPGRALRQLYQAILVQDCMLD; encoded by the coding sequence ATGGAAATAAGATCGAATGGGAGAATTTACTCGATACGCGCGAAGAAAGTGCGGACCTTGCTGGCCATGATGGCTCTGTCGCCGGGCCGGCCGGTGTCCTACGAGCAGCTGGCCGACGAGCTCTGGGGCCCGCGGTCACTCGCCAACTCCCGCAACGCACTGCAAGCAAATATCGCACGACTGCGACGGCTTTTCAAGCCGATCACCGACGCGAGCGGGGAGGAGATCGTCCGGACCACCTACAGCGGCTACCAGCTGGAGGTTTCCCCCGAATCGATCGACTCGCACCGGTTCCTCGAACTCGCGCGGCGCGGCACATCCCTGGTCGCCTCCGCGCCGCAGGAGGCCACCGGGATCCTGCGGGAAGCCCTGGTGCAGTGGCGGGGGCCGGCACTGATGGACGTGCAGGAGGGCGTGCGCTGCCGGGCGGCGGCCACGCACCTGAACGAGCGGCGGCTGGCCGTGCAGGAGGACCTGATCGCCGCCCGGCTCGCGGTGGGACAACACCACGACACCGTGCACGAACTGCGGCAGCTGGCCACCGAGAACCCGGGCCGGGAACGGCTCAGCGAACTGCTGATGCTCGCCCTCTACCGCACCGGCCAGCAAAGCGAGGCGCTGTCGGTGTTCCACCACACCAGCAAGTGGCTCGGCAGTGAACTCGGTCTCTCACCCGGCCGGGCACTGCGGCAGCTGTACCAGGCGATCCTGGTGCAGGACTGCATGCTCGACTGA
- a CDS encoding acyl carrier protein — MTAAVSERREQIRAIVREHLELEDSELSPTSNFIEDHEADSLTLMDVLAALEKEFGVTIDQAQFRRMVDLDSAYEVVAESAGW, encoded by the coding sequence ATGACAGCGGCAGTGTCCGAGCGCAGGGAACAGATCCGCGCGATCGTCCGCGAGCACCTCGAACTCGAGGACAGCGAGCTCTCCCCGACGAGCAACTTCATCGAGGACCACGAAGCCGACTCGCTCACGCTGATGGACGTCCTCGCGGCGCTGGAGAAGGAGTTCGGCGTCACGATCGACCAGGCGCAGTTCCGGCGGATGGTCGATCTCGACAGCGCCTACGAGGTCGTCGCGGAATCCGCCGGCTGGTAA
- a CDS encoding MMPL family transporter yields MKASLAVRTSCWCAEHPSAVIALWLVFVAAAELPGFAGGTRLGDGSLSDPDVAANWWPVVAAPIAVVVSAPFSRLLLLVSALFISIVTATSAAMLDAVSESAAMSPLAGNAALLVVITVAVQHMLFALCRSREAVASGNDASRAARIVASTAGNAALVSGGTLAVSLTAVALVAAPALAPLATALLVVVLVATVASLSLLPALNDRVLASAKPLPPLPSALKVGHLPRFVRPTAIAAGVLTLGTAAVYGSVRVFAPACAGCRPLATDLDVCGVTTLLVVLGLATLAAYRRPVVAVATFLLNGVAVLAGLGMLALLVDPLPGWAPMVLVVALLVPANHLQIHLLHRLRSETLAGMSRRNTVAHTCRRAWSASGGALLVTVVMWLVWGLTERGDVREFALATTLVLVVDTTIVRLLLLPRLAVLGGRTSWWRPVR; encoded by the coding sequence GTGAAGGCTTCGCTCGCCGTCCGCACCTCCTGCTGGTGTGCCGAGCACCCCAGTGCGGTGATCGCGCTGTGGCTGGTCTTCGTCGCCGCGGCCGAGCTGCCGGGCTTCGCCGGCGGGACCCGGCTGGGTGACGGCTCCCTGTCCGACCCGGACGTGGCAGCGAACTGGTGGCCGGTGGTCGCCGCGCCGATCGCGGTCGTCGTGAGCGCCCCCTTCTCCCGGCTGCTGCTGCTCGTGTCCGCGTTGTTCATCAGCATCGTCACGGCCACCTCGGCGGCCATGCTGGACGCGGTGTCCGAGTCCGCCGCGATGTCCCCGCTCGCCGGCAATGCGGCCCTGCTCGTCGTCATCACGGTGGCGGTCCAGCACATGCTGTTCGCCCTCTGCCGGAGCCGGGAAGCGGTGGCGAGCGGGAACGACGCGTCGCGGGCCGCCCGGATCGTCGCCAGCACGGCCGGCAACGCCGCCCTCGTCTCGGGCGGCACCCTCGCCGTTTCGCTGACCGCGGTGGCCCTCGTCGCCGCCCCGGCGCTGGCGCCGCTGGCCACGGCGTTGCTCGTGGTGGTGCTGGTCGCGACCGTGGCCTCGCTCAGCCTGCTGCCGGCCCTGAACGACCGGGTACTCGCTTCGGCGAAGCCGTTGCCTCCGCTGCCCTCGGCCCTGAAGGTCGGTCACCTGCCCCGGTTCGTGCGGCCGACGGCCATCGCGGCCGGCGTGCTGACCCTGGGCACCGCCGCGGTCTACGGGTCGGTGCGGGTGTTCGCCCCCGCCTGCGCGGGCTGCCGGCCGCTGGCCACCGACCTGGACGTCTGCGGGGTGACGACGCTGCTGGTGGTGCTCGGCCTGGCCACGCTCGCCGCCTACCGGCGTCCGGTGGTGGCCGTGGCGACGTTCCTGCTGAACGGCGTCGCCGTGCTCGCCGGGCTGGGGATGCTGGCCCTGCTCGTCGATCCGCTGCCCGGCTGGGCGCCCATGGTGCTGGTGGTCGCGCTGCTCGTGCCGGCGAACCACCTGCAGATCCACTTGCTGCACCGGCTGCGGAGCGAAACCCTGGCCGGGATGTCCCGGCGCAACACCGTGGCGCACACGTGCCGCCGGGCCTGGTCGGCATCCGGCGGCGCGCTGCTGGTGACGGTGGTGATGTGGCTGGTCTGGGGACTGACCGAGCGTGGGGACGTCCGGGAGTTCGCCCTGGCCACCACGCTGGTCCTCGTCGTCGACACGACGATCGTCCGGCTCCTGCTGCTGCCCCGGCTCGCCGTCCTGGGTGGACGGACGAGCTGGTGGCGGCCGGTCAGGTGA
- the sbnB gene encoding 2,3-diaminopropionate biosynthesis protein SbnB: MSTSTSVPEFAVISGAQVHEVLHGQEKLVIDLIESAYRLHGDGDTVNPPSYFLRFPDRPSSRIIALPASVGGDIAVDGLKWISSFPENVASGLPRASAILVLNDRQTGYPLACLESSIISATRTAASAALAADWLTRDRARPARLGIVGTGLIARYVHAYLAAAGWSFDDVGVFDLNPAHADGFSGYLRAAGQPSVTVHESAEDLIRGSDLVVFATVAGEPHVHDPAWFGHNPLVLHVSLRDLSPEVILASTNVVDDVEHCLKANTSVHLAEQRTGDRDFLSGTLHDVMTGKASLPKDRPLVFSPFGLGVLDLAVGKHVYDQLRVSGDLRTVPEFFFELDRYGKR; encoded by the coding sequence ATGAGCACCAGCACGTCCGTCCCGGAGTTCGCCGTGATCTCCGGGGCGCAGGTCCACGAAGTCCTGCACGGCCAGGAGAAACTCGTCATCGACCTGATCGAGTCGGCCTACCGCCTGCACGGCGACGGCGACACGGTCAACCCGCCGTCCTACTTCCTGCGCTTCCCCGACCGGCCGTCCTCGCGGATCATCGCCCTGCCGGCGTCGGTCGGCGGGGACATCGCGGTCGACGGGCTGAAGTGGATCTCGAGCTTCCCGGAGAACGTCGCGAGCGGGCTGCCGCGAGCGTCGGCGATCCTCGTCCTCAACGACCGGCAGACCGGCTACCCGCTGGCCTGCCTGGAAAGCTCCATCATCAGCGCCACCCGCACCGCCGCCTCGGCCGCGCTCGCCGCCGACTGGCTGACCCGCGACCGGGCCCGGCCGGCCCGCCTCGGCATCGTCGGCACCGGCCTGATCGCGCGGTACGTCCACGCGTACCTGGCCGCCGCCGGCTGGAGCTTCGACGACGTCGGCGTGTTCGACCTGAACCCGGCGCACGCCGACGGGTTCAGCGGCTACCTGCGCGCGGCGGGGCAGCCGTCGGTCACCGTGCACGAGAGCGCCGAAGACCTGATCCGCGGGAGCGACCTGGTCGTGTTCGCGACGGTCGCCGGCGAGCCGCACGTCCACGACCCGGCGTGGTTCGGGCACAACCCGCTGGTCCTGCACGTCTCGCTGCGCGACCTTTCGCCAGAGGTGATCCTGGCCTCGACCAACGTCGTCGACGACGTCGAGCACTGCCTCAAGGCGAACACGTCGGTGCACCTGGCCGAGCAGCGGACCGGGGACCGGGACTTCCTGTCCGGGACGCTGCACGACGTGATGACCGGAAAGGCGTCCCTGCCGAAGGACCGGCCGCTGGTCTTCTCGCCGTTCGGGCTCGGGGTCTTGGACCTCGCGGTCGGCAAGCACGTCTACGACCAGCTGCGCGTTTCCGGCGACCTGCGGACCGTGCCCGAGTTCTTCTTCGAACTCGACCGCTACGGCAAGCGGTGA
- a CDS encoding beta-ketoacyl synthase N-terminal-like domain-containing protein, with translation MSTGTPTAPVISAWTAISPFGHDRASFADGVRTRTSPVSTIDTQRWARGPAETAATVPGFEPREFLGTKGTRAMNRVSGLAVAAAKHLLADIGVEPGDERDDIGFVLGTTTGSVQSMMDLTRASLTGDKPDHVEPAAVPGCVMNCAAGQAAIWHGLKGPNATIAAGRTTGPHALNYARRLLRTGRATRVLCGAAEEYSPARAWVEHHRRGGPDPVVIGEGCAMFLLEPADLRPPGRRVLGTLEGFESRVCLDGDLAGTVAVAVRVLLTSAGVAPEQVWAATGSGFTDSRGEPVETVALRKLFGDAPVDRVPSADLLGDTASASAMFQLAAVLSVAESAERAGADHTVVTTCDDDGSVACTLLRLGEPAA, from the coding sequence ATGAGTACCGGAACCCCGACCGCCCCGGTCATCTCGGCCTGGACGGCGATCTCGCCGTTCGGCCACGACCGCGCCTCCTTCGCCGACGGCGTCCGCACCCGGACCTCACCGGTGTCCACAATAGACACGCAACGCTGGGCACGGGGACCCGCCGAGACAGCGGCCACCGTCCCGGGCTTCGAGCCGCGGGAGTTCCTCGGCACGAAGGGCACCCGGGCGATGAACCGGGTCAGCGGGCTCGCCGTCGCCGCGGCGAAGCACCTGCTCGCCGACATCGGCGTCGAGCCGGGCGACGAGCGCGACGACATCGGGTTCGTGCTGGGCACCACGACCGGCAGCGTGCAGAGCATGATGGACCTGACCCGCGCCTCGCTCACCGGCGACAAGCCCGACCACGTCGAACCGGCCGCGGTGCCCGGCTGCGTGATGAACTGCGCCGCCGGCCAGGCGGCGATCTGGCACGGGCTCAAGGGCCCGAACGCGACGATCGCCGCGGGCCGGACCACGGGCCCGCACGCGCTGAACTACGCGCGGCGGCTGCTGCGGACCGGCCGGGCGACCCGGGTGCTCTGCGGCGCCGCCGAGGAGTACTCGCCCGCCCGCGCCTGGGTCGAGCACCACCGCCGCGGCGGCCCCGACCCGGTGGTCATCGGCGAGGGCTGCGCCATGTTCCTGCTCGAGCCCGCGGACCTGCGGCCGCCCGGCCGCCGGGTGCTGGGCACCCTGGAGGGGTTCGAATCCCGGGTCTGCCTCGACGGCGATCTCGCCGGGACGGTGGCCGTCGCGGTGCGGGTGCTGCTCACCTCCGCCGGGGTCGCTCCCGAGCAGGTGTGGGCCGCCACCGGCAGCGGCTTCACCGACTCACGCGGCGAACCGGTCGAGACGGTGGCGCTGCGGAAGCTGTTCGGGGACGCACCCGTCGACCGGGTGCCGTCCGCGGACCTCCTCGGCGACACGGCTTCGGCGAGCGCGATGTTCCAGCTCGCCGCCGTCCTCAGCGTCGCCGAATCCGCCGAGCGGGCCGGCGCCGACCACACGGTCGTCACCACCTGCGACGACGACGGTTCGGTGGCGTGCACGCTGCTGCGGCTCGGGGAGCCCGCCGCATGA
- a CDS encoding beta-ketoacyl-[acyl-carrier-protein] synthase family protein, translating into MITGCGVVSSLGTGIEEFTAALRAGRSNVRPITVFDTTGFEHNNGCEVIGFEPERWIHNVDVDSLGRASRFSTAAARLAVADSGIDLDVLREARCLLSVGTTDGESHELDSMVSLEIAGGPEAMSPRLARRTSAGRLATSIAHELRLSNVEVGSIATACSAGNYAIGHSFDAIRLGEADFALCGGADAVCRKTFTSFYRLRSIAPDFCRPFDKNRLGILTGEGAGILMLESLESATARGARIYGEVLGYGLSCDAHHPVAPHQGGIARCMELALANAGVKPAEVDLISAHGTGTHANDKTEAAAIRELFGEDTPRVVSMKSMLGHSMGAASALAAIGCSVAITEGFIPPTINHVETDPECAVDCVPNVAVEADLRIVQNNGWAFGGNNSVVLIGRYDGPREVVA; encoded by the coding sequence GTGATCACCGGATGCGGGGTGGTTTCCAGCCTCGGCACGGGCATCGAGGAGTTCACAGCCGCGCTCCGCGCCGGGCGCAGCAACGTCCGGCCGATCACCGTCTTCGACACGACCGGCTTCGAGCACAACAACGGCTGCGAGGTGATCGGCTTCGAGCCGGAACGCTGGATCCACAACGTCGACGTCGACTCGCTCGGCCGCGCCAGCCGGTTCTCCACCGCCGCCGCCCGGCTGGCCGTGGCGGACTCCGGCATCGACCTCGACGTGCTCCGCGAGGCGCGCTGCCTGCTGTCGGTCGGCACGACCGACGGCGAGTCGCACGAGCTCGACAGCATGGTGTCGCTGGAGATCGCGGGTGGACCGGAGGCGATGAGCCCGCGGCTGGCCCGGCGCACGTCGGCCGGCCGGCTCGCCACCTCGATCGCCCACGAACTGAGGCTGTCCAATGTGGAGGTCGGCAGCATCGCGACGGCCTGCTCGGCGGGCAACTACGCGATCGGCCACTCGTTCGACGCGATCCGGCTCGGGGAAGCCGACTTCGCGTTGTGCGGCGGCGCGGACGCCGTCTGCCGCAAGACGTTCACCTCCTTCTACCGGCTGCGCAGCATCGCGCCGGACTTCTGCCGCCCGTTCGACAAGAACCGGCTGGGCATCCTGACCGGCGAGGGCGCCGGCATCCTGATGCTGGAGAGCCTGGAATCGGCGACCGCCCGCGGTGCCCGGATCTACGGCGAAGTGCTCGGCTACGGCCTGTCCTGCGACGCCCACCACCCGGTGGCCCCGCACCAGGGCGGCATCGCCCGCTGCATGGAACTGGCGCTGGCGAACGCCGGCGTCAAGCCCGCCGAGGTCGACCTGATCTCCGCGCACGGCACCGGGACCCACGCCAACGACAAGACCGAAGCCGCGGCGATCCGCGAGCTGTTCGGCGAGGACACGCCCCGCGTGGTGTCGATGAAGTCGATGCTCGGCCATTCGATGGGCGCGGCGAGCGCGCTGGCCGCGATCGGCTGCTCGGTCGCCATCACCGAGGGGTTCATCCCCCCGACGATCAACCACGTCGAGACCGATCCCGAGTGCGCCGTCGACTGCGTGCCCAACGTGGCGGTCGAGGCGGACCTGCGGATCGTGCAGAACAACGGCTGGGCCTTCGGCGGCAACAACTCGGTCGTGCTGATCGGCCGCTACGACGGTCCGCGCGAGGTGGTGGCATGA
- a CDS encoding daunorubicin resistance protein DrrA family ABC transporter ATP-binding protein, producing the protein MASDALDREAAIEVTGLRKGFGDHQALAGIDLRVSAGSVLGLLGPNGAGKTTTVRVLATLLRPDGGAVRVAGFDVATQAKEVQRRIGLVGQYAAVDELLTGRQNLQLLGTLLHLGRCGARDRATELLERFDLTAAADRAVGTYSGGMRRRLDLATCLIGRPSVLFLDEPTTGLDPASRSTLWGIVRGLVDEGVTVLLTTQYLEEADYLADHIVVIDHGRVIAEGTADELKRKIGAERLEVAVADAKWLQPAVSALSAVSASAVTVDERKRSIAVELPDTPGGIAAAAAALRDAGVEYTDFALRRPTLDEVFLDLTGRPSVT; encoded by the coding sequence ATGGCGAGCGATGCGCTCGACCGCGAAGCGGCCATCGAAGTCACCGGGCTGCGCAAGGGATTCGGGGACCACCAGGCACTGGCCGGCATCGACCTGCGGGTGTCCGCGGGCTCGGTGCTGGGCCTGCTCGGCCCCAACGGCGCCGGGAAGACCACGACCGTCCGGGTGCTCGCGACCCTGCTGCGCCCGGACGGCGGCGCCGTCCGGGTGGCCGGCTTCGACGTGGCCACGCAGGCGAAGGAGGTGCAGCGCCGGATCGGCCTCGTCGGCCAGTACGCCGCGGTCGACGAGCTGCTCACCGGGCGGCAGAACCTCCAGCTGCTCGGCACGCTGCTGCACCTCGGCCGCTGCGGCGCCCGGGACCGGGCCACCGAGCTGCTCGAGCGCTTCGACCTGACCGCCGCCGCCGACCGCGCGGTCGGCACGTACTCCGGTGGCATGCGGCGGCGGCTCGACCTGGCGACCTGCCTCATCGGCCGCCCGTCGGTGCTGTTCCTCGACGAGCCGACCACCGGCCTCGACCCGGCGAGCCGCAGCACGCTGTGGGGCATCGTGCGGGGCCTGGTCGACGAGGGCGTCACGGTCCTGCTCACCACGCAGTACCTCGAAGAGGCGGACTACCTCGCCGACCACATCGTCGTGATCGACCACGGCCGCGTGATCGCCGAGGGCACCGCCGACGAGCTGAAGCGCAAGATCGGCGCGGAGCGGCTCGAGGTCGCCGTCGCCGACGCGAAGTGGCTCCAGCCCGCGGTTTCGGCGCTGTCCGCCGTTTCGGCCTCGGCGGTGACCGTCGACGAACGCAAGCGGAGCATCGCGGTGGAACTGCCCGACACCCCCGGGGGCATCGCGGCCGCCGCGGCCGCCCTGCGCGACGCCGGCGTCGAGTACACCGACTTCGCCCTGCGCCGCCCGACGCTCGACGAGGTGTTCCTCGACCTCACGGGACGTCCTTCGGTCACCTGA
- a CDS encoding 2'-5' RNA ligase family protein, which yields MVDNLAGTTETAVIVPVPAADAVVGPYRQASDHSAVWGVPAHVTVLYPFLAPERITAAVIDELDEVLARTGSFECVFSRVAWFGRDVVWLAPDPAGPFRALTERVWRRFPECPPYGGAQPEVVPHLTIGSTRRAGTAALERAAAEVGAMLPIAAGIDRVRLIAGSSSPGSWRTVAEFAV from the coding sequence GTGGTGGACAACCTGGCGGGCACCACCGAAACGGCGGTGATCGTGCCGGTCCCGGCCGCGGACGCCGTGGTGGGGCCCTACCGGCAGGCGTCGGACCACTCGGCGGTGTGGGGCGTCCCGGCCCACGTCACGGTCCTCTACCCGTTCCTCGCGCCCGAGCGGATCACCGCCGCCGTTATTGACGAGCTGGACGAGGTGCTGGCGCGGACCGGTTCGTTCGAGTGCGTGTTCTCCCGGGTCGCGTGGTTCGGGCGCGACGTGGTCTGGCTGGCTCCCGACCCGGCGGGGCCGTTCCGGGCGCTGACCGAGCGGGTGTGGCGCAGGTTCCCCGAGTGCCCGCCGTACGGTGGCGCCCAGCCCGAGGTGGTGCCGCACCTGACGATCGGGAGCACCCGCCGGGCCGGCACCGCCGCGCTGGAACGGGCGGCCGCCGAGGTCGGGGCGATGCTCCCGATCGCCGCCGGGATCGATCGGGTGCGCTTGATCGCCGGCTCCTCGAGCCCGGGATCGTGGCGCACGGTCGCCGAGTTCGCGGTCTAG